The genomic region GAAATAATGGTAGAATCCCTTTGACCAAAATGAGGGAAATCACAAATGGGCTCGAACTGTTTTGGCAGAGCCACACGAGGAAGTGTAACAGCCCCATATTACCAGTGGCCCTTCTGCAACTTTGAGTTTTCACCTGAGTTGTTTGCTGCTGCCACTCTGAGCTGCGGCTCCAAGCAGGCCCCAAAAAACTGTTCCAGCTGGTCCCATGATAAACTGCCATGTTGACACTGTAAGTAAAAgtcagaaactccagttctgtacattaatttttcagatggaGGAAGTGAGCCAGCAAGTCCACTCAAGTGGCCAGGAGGTGGAATCAAGCAACCGGCAGATCTCTGAGCTGAGACGTGAATATCAGAGCCTGGAGATTGAGCTGCAGTCGCAGCTCAGCATGGTAGGTAACAAGTGCTCCCAATCCTTGGATTTGCAAAAAACCCAGGGGTTgctggggtgacaggagggcAGCTGTAGCTGGCACAACAGTCAGTGAAGATGCTGGGTGCCTCTGACACCATGTGAGATCTGTCCCATGTGGGGCACAAGAACGCTCTGATCCTGCCACATTCCCACCAACGCCGCATTTTGTTTGGCCCTTGCAGGTCGACTCTTTGCAGTCCAACCTGGAGGACACGGAACGTCGCTATAACatgcagctgcagcagatcCAGTGCATGATCAGCCCCTTGGAGGAGGAGCTGGCCAGCATCCGCTGCGAGATGGAGAGCCAGAACGAGGAGTACAAGATGCTGCTGGGCATCAAGACCCGCCTGGAGCAGGAGATCCAGCAGTACCGGGCGCTGCTGGAGAAGGGGCAGCACGGCCTGAGATACAGAATTAAGTAAAGACATCAATTTATTAACTTGCCATCTCTGCAATcaggggaagaggaaggcagCAATATTTATGTTAGGGACTGGTACAACTGATTAATCATCAACATATTTATTACAACCACAAGAATTCACATAAATCTTAGCTGGCAGGGTGCAAAGCTGGattttcacaaaaatatttagtatTGTGATTTGTCATTTCTTCCCCTAAGTACCAGCAGGAAGTGCTGCTATCTGGGAAAATGAAGGGTAAGAAGGAAATAACACACCCTTTCCTGCTTACAGACCTGCACAGGGAGGAGCCGATGGTGGATCttcaggagaaggaggaggtcATGGAGGAGGAAGCAGTGGAGGAGGAACTGGAGGATCCTGTGGAAGATCTTCCTCTTCTGAAGGCGGAGGAGGAGGGAGTGGAGGAAGAACAGGAGGTGGAACCTGTGGTAAAACCTCAGgtggaggaggtggcagtggaggaggaggaggaggaggaggagggggcaaATCCTGCCTCTTCCGCTCTTCATCGTCCCAGTCCCAGCCTGGTGACTCTTGTGAAAGCCCAGGTAAAAATGGAATAAAGAAGTACATCCTGCCATTAACAATCCTCTCTGAATAGCAGGAAGGGATATGACAACTTCCTtcctggaaatattttgctatttttcccCAGTTGTGTTTTAAGGCCACTCTGACATTTGTTCTTACACAGTGACAACTCAACATGGCAGCACTTGCAGTGACTCCACTGAAGAGGGAGGGTGGCAGGAAGGGTTGTGTGGAAAGAGGAAATgaaggggggaaagggaaaacgATGCCCAATCCAAAGCatgcaggggagcagggaagtCAGTGGTTAGAAATGTCACTGGTGTTAAGGGGGCATGGTTAAAGCAGGGCACAGCAGTTGGAAGGAACACTCCAGACATTTAAAATATGAGAGGCATTGGCTGCAAAAGACTCAAGTAGCAAAAGACAGAAAGGTCTGATCTGTGTCTGATTTCCCGGCTGTGGTTCCAGGAAGTGCTGAAAACATGAAGCTGTGCCTGGAAGGGAACAAAACACTGGGGAGAGGAGCAACCATGGAGGAAGTGTCCGAAGCCATAAAACACATGAGACTGGGTAAGGCTCCAGGTCCTCAAAGCACCTCAGACAAACGCCTGAAAATGGGGAATATGAACAGGAAATTGTCATTTTTAGAAAGGTTCACTTCCATTTTGATCCTGTATTGAGGCTTCATCGGCCTCTGTCAGTCAATCTGTCTCCCAAACACGTTGTTTCCACCACAGACTGACAGTCTCATGACATGAGAGCTGGCTCTCACCCAAAGGGCCTGGAGCCACCCATGCAGACAGCAGGAACAGTGCACAcactctcctgctgctggcaacAAAGGGAGTGAATTCAGAAGGATTTTGTGTTATGAGGACGATTCTTTgggaaaatttgatttttaaaaattcatacaTAGGCTTTGCAAACTCCTCTGTAAAAATTCACTCCTCTGATCAAACATCCCATCTGACCTGCAATGCTCCTACATATATTAATGCTTGGTAGGCAAGATTAAAACATGTCATGTGCCATCTATCTTTAACTTACAAAATTTTGCTGTAAATGTCTGTACACACAAAAACGTACATTCTGAGTTCATCTGTATTTGGTTTACACTGCTCAGCCACTCTAAAGTGATTTGCACTCCCACAGCTGAGAACAGAAGCAGGTCTGTGCAGCTCATTGCTAAAGCTGCACACACAGGTACAAACACAAGTCTGACACTGTTCAAACTTTTCTGGGAGGCTGGAACAGCCCTGGTGCACCGAGACTGCACAGGGGGTACTCGGGGAGTAACACAGGGCTAAAAATGCTGAATGAGATCACACTTCTTCAAAGAATTTCTTGCTTCCCTCCATCTTTCCTCAGGGAGTTTTAGAAGGTCTGAGGAGTGATTGGCAGGAGCAGCATCTTCCACTGCAGGACTTCCCCAGTGAGGCCTCTGGACCAAGCAAGACTCTACGAGCACGGCCGAACACGGCTCTGCCACGAGCAGGAGCCAGCACTTGTTCAAGTTACCCAACACTGCTCACTGCAGGGGCTCCTCAGAGCTCCCTGCATGGCCTGTCTGCTGCTTCCACCTGTCTTTCTGTTCCGAATCACTGTTACCTGAGTTAATCTCTACCGTGATTGGTGTTCCTGTGCAATAAATGCTAATAAATCTTTGCTTCTCTGTGATGCAACCAGAAAACCGTGTCTGGTTCAAGTTCctttggtgggggtttttgtttgaaTCAGTTACAAATATCAAGCCCTACCTGTGGAACACACAATAATGTGTCAGGTTATCCACAGGACCCTGAGTTTGCAGTTCACCATTTAAGATTCACTGGGCAAAGCTCTGCAGACTACACTGCTGGGAACTGCTCAGTGGGCCCTGTGATGGGAAAACTCACAGTCAACAAACCCACTCACTTCTGCTATTGCCTTCTATCTGGGACAAGAGGGGGGCTTAAGGAACTGACTCTTCCCTAGAAAACCTGTTTAAAATATGGGCTCCATGGAGAATTTCCCCTGAAAATAACGCAGGGGGTTCCTCACATGACTCCTGCTCATGATACCTCCTTCCTCCTGCGCACTTCCCCACTCGCCTGCTAAAACCCAAGCAGGACTATCACTGCTGTGAGCCTTTCTCTCTGAGTTTTACAATCAcaaggtttgttttttccctctgatgAAGGCATCACCCACGGGAGAAGGTTGGGAAATGCAGGCTGAGTGGGAGGCCATGGGAACGGGAATGCTGAGCCCTGATCCCAGGCCGAGCCGTGCCGGTGATTCACGGCGCTGCCTCACGCCGGGCTCTCAGACATGGGATTGGAACTGGAAAACgaagaaaggaagaataaaattgtttttcctgACCAGTGTCTGTCTGGGGGCCTGAGGGACCAGGTCACCTCGTGCACGTGctgatgtccccaacctgctGGTTGTTGATGATCATTTGCCAGGATACCCccaactcccacctgctgcAAAACCACCCTCTTCAATTTTAACCCCTTGCAGCCTCACATCGCTCTTGTCCCTGTTTTGTTCCCTGTCTTCTGAACCTGCTTCCTCCAATTGCTCTGCTCGCTTTCCACCTCTGGCAGGTGGTGACAGCTCTTTCTCAGACCTGTCTGTCCAGGGTACTCAACTGACAGCCCAAATTAAGGAGTGCTCCAGGAGCCCTGCTTCTCACACCTCCCCTCGGAGCCTGCCAGCTTAACCTCAAAACTGTTCCTGCTCAGTGCCTGCTTCCTGGCTGTCCCAGGGTGAGCTACAGTGATTTACCTGGTCTCTGGTCCCACAGTGACACCCAGGAGGCTGTTGGGGTGATTGGATATGATTTCCTTGGAGCAGCAGCCTCTCTGTGCTGGACTGCACTGCTCTGTGCcaccacagcagctctgagcacTGCCGGCCCCTcttgctcctgccctgctttcCAAAAATACAACTTCCCTTTAGTATTTTACGGCCAGTTGTCTAATCCTCAGGCATCTCTGCACATAACCTTGCAGGAGAAACTCCTCTGAAATGATCCTTGgggaagcaaagcagaaagtggagtgtgggaagggctgtggggcagtTCAGGGGCTGAGAAAACAGCACTGAGCACAAACACGTACGAGGATGCAGCGTGTGGCAATacccagggcagctctgctgctgatttAATGGCTTATATGGATATGTTAAATAAGGCACAATTTCTGAGCCATTAGGATAAGTAATTATAAGAGTACTATTACTACTTTTGCTACTCAGCATTGATTGCACCATATTCTTCCTTACCTAAAATCTCTACCTTTAGTCTGCATCTACAATGCAAATCAGCTTCATAATAAAGTTTATTTGCTACATTTTACAGTATGtgacaaaataaatacaaaccaCCAATAGACTCACAAAAACCCCCACTCAGTCATGGCATCAGTGCTCACTACAGACAAAAAGCACTCTGAATTGTGATGGTTTCTTACCAGACCCTGGAAGAAAATGCCAGTTTAAggattctttcctttttccattttgtatTACAAAGCCTGCAGCTGGGTTACCACTGGCACCTGCTTACTGAGAGAACAGGCTCACATGGAAGAACAGAGCTAGAAaaaccactgcagagcaggagtAAGAAACACAGACATTGTAGTGTCAGGTGTCAAAGCTCAGGGCAGGCTCAAAGTGGGGCCGCAGTGATACTGAGGAACGAGGAGAACTTGGCACTTTTTATTTGCACGCATTTCGCTAGGGATTAATCAGCATAATAAGCTTTAATTTTATGAGCACAAAGTGTTGCAATTCGGATACTTATCTGGTGTTCCTATTAGTGCTCTGAGGAGATAATTGAGGTACCTGTTGGAACAAGACCTTCAGAGCAACCTGAGGCAAAACTCAGTGTGCACAAACTCCTGCCTGTTTGGCTTCAGAGCTCCCTGGCAATCCCTGTGTCCATCTGAAGGCACAGCTGTAATTTCCAAACTGCCTGTGTGTACTGTGCTGATCTCTCTTTTGTTGAGCGCTGTCAGGCCTCTTAATTGCCAAATCCTGCCATATTCAAGGCCATATTCAAGGGCTGCACAATGAGAACAGCAAAGTCACTGCGCTGGGGGGAAGGAACTCGACTCCTCCCAGAGTCCACCTGGATTTGCTTCACTTCCATGAGGGGTAACACCCATCTCAGACAAACCTCGGTTTGAAGTGTTCActcttcttacaaaaatatCTAAGAGTGATGGGAAGGGGTGGTTAAATAGGTGAAAAGAATAAACTCCAGCAGTTGCCTGAGGCATCAGAGTGACAGTGAATTAAGGGGAAATGCTTCAGTTTGCCAGTGCACAGACACAAAGCTGAGAACACATTTCCTCCAGCTCTTTTTGaatgcagcagctccagcctgctGGAAAAGCCTCCTAGTCTTGGAGCACGTGATTGATACCAATCACGAGGCCTgattgaaaggaaaacagtcaCAGAGCAAGAGTGAAGGGAGGGCAGCTGAGCTGAGCCGTGTGCTGGGCTGAGGAGATGCTCTGAACAGGGCTGGAACATTCCAGCACCTGCAGGCTGGGGGATAAATGCCCTTATTCTGCTCTGACTGGGAAACAGCAGTGCTATATAACATATGGATGCTATATCTACACAGAAACATTAATGATTCAACTGTGCATCACGTATAGGAAAGAGACCAGAGAAGGACCTAAAACTGCCAGTTCCTGTTAGGTAATAATTCCATAAATTCACATCATCCTATAACACATTAGAGGAAAGCATCAGAGAACAAGATTCTTTGAAGGCTCTTTAAATGAgctcagaaatgaaaaatgcatcCTGCCCACAGAACAGATCTTCTCTTGTTTGTAAACATTTGCacagttaaatatttaataattaataagtTAAAATGAGCCAGGAGGGAATTCAGTGTGTGCAACTTTACTGGAGCATGAAGTACTCGAGTTCACCTGTATTTTTCAGGCACTTCAGTGTCAGACTCcagacagacacacagtgaCTGACAGAAACCAAACATCCCAAGGGCAACtctgagctgcaggaatattttgGAATATGGCCCAGCCTCACAGCCAGCAGGGTTTCTATAAAACCTCCAAGGTGAAATtagtaacaaaaattaaatcataGCAATGCTGAAGACAAAACAGGAACATCCTGAGAGCATGTGACTTATGAGCTACCAGAGATCTGAAGGCAAAATCTGTGACTTGTGATCCTCCTTTATATACAAATAGTGGAAACAACACAGAACTACAATGAAATGTTGAGGTTAGTGGAAGTTCTCCACCCTCAATGCTTtgactttcttttctgtcattGCTTTGatctttttaaactttttcttaATCCTGCAATAAGAAGTGTCCATTTTCCAGTGTAGACAAATCCCTTTTGTGAACAGGTACATATGGAAAAAGACCCTGAATAGGAAacaatgttttcagaaaatagAGAAACAGAGTAAGAGACTcttttggcaattttttttacttttaataatTACAGGAATTACTTTGCTCACTATCACCTACAAACCCACAGATTGTTCTAGCTTGGCTATGAAAAGCATCTCTAAGGAATATTCCCGGAGTCTCTGATGGGAATTTGAATGTGATAATCCATTTTACCACGGCAGAGTTTGTGACAAAGGGCCCCACTGGCAAGGTGACATTCCCCAGACCCAGAGACAAAAAAGcactaaaatgaaaaagcattttGCCCCCAGCAAACTCCATCTCTCTGCACCAATAACAGACCGTGCAGAAGCAGAAACTGTTTATGCTGCTGGGGTGTCAGGACCAGCCTCCAGCTGAGACTCAGGAGAAATTATCACATCACCAACCTGCTCGGAATCTTTCATCACCTTTGAGCCATTGAGAGATCAAATAGCAAGATAAAATCTGGGAGCTTTTGAAAGCGATTGCCTAAGCAGCAACAGAGCAACCGGCACAGGCACGGAGCAAAGGCCAGGAGGAGGGATGAGGTTAGAAAATGGTAAATAATCCTGAATCTACAACTTCCCACAAAGGCAGCCTTTGGAAAGCAAGGCCTGCACTGCATTCCCATCTCCAAGGGctcctggagatgctgggagCAGGACAGCAGAGCACAAATGGCAGTTCTTCGGGTgttgcctctgctcctgcacctGAGGTTTAGGGGAGAAATTGCTACACCCTGTAACTGCCTCCAGTCCTTAGAGACTCCGTGACCCcgtggggaggagggaggctgATGGAGACATTTCGGTTACACAGAACTGTCACTGGGAAACTGTGCCCCTTCCCCTGAGCTCTCTGGGACAGTTTGGGTCCATCTATAGCAAGACAAGACTGCTGGTGGTTTGCTGTTTGCACATCTGCCTTCAGACACTGGCTTAGCATCCAACCCCCAAGGCAGGATGGAAACCCTTCACTGGGTCAGCTTCTGGGATCAGGACGACACTGAAGTGTGGGGTCATTTCTTTTGTGGTCTCAACAGTCTGATTTAAACTGCCTTTTCTGTCAGGATGTTATTTTAGAGTCTCAAGGATCTCTGCTTTAAGAGCAGTAGACATAATACAGATGTACTTTATCACCTGCAATATATGACACATTGACAATAGAGAGCATGAGCTGCTTTATATTAAACGATAAAAAGTCTTCCCACACAGTAGTTTTGAGGTAACTGTCTGCAATAATACAGCTTCTAATTGGGCTACAATTGACTTTGTAATACATTTAAAGTATCCTTGATCTTCCCCCTGTTTTAGATCAGCAGCTTCTTGGTGAAAAAAgtccagtatttttttttccatttgagtTCTAGGACTTGGCTCTCTGTGTGCTGTCCTGGTGCTTTCTTCACAAAGGAGgcagtttgatttttaaataagaatCCCTCTGCATTGCTTGAAATAGCCTGTTCATATCACTAAATATGTTCTTTAAGTGCTGGCAGGGACACACGAGTTGGACAATCTCTAGACACAAGTCACACAGTCCTATTAATAAAACTCTTGCACTATCACATATGGTGAGAAAAGGAATATAAGGTGTGTAGAAGATCTGAAATACACAACACAGGAAAGAGCAAAAGAGAACAAACAACAGTCTTTGGCGATAGCAGCTACAAAATCTTAGCAAAGAAAGTACCTATTCCAGGAAAAGCTAAATGAAAAAGATGTCACCCAAAAGAAGTGAGATGTTAAACCTTACCCAAGCCCCAGAAGCCCAGCCGTGGGCTGGATTGCCTGAGATAGCTGCACAAAAATACTGTTCAGCAAATAATTCTTGGCACAAACAAGAAATTTGGTAAATGCCCTGGGAGAAGGAAACACCCTGATGGTGACACCCAGTGTCAAACGTATAAATATGGAGAGCTGGGTATGAAGGTTCGCAGTCCTGAGGCTTATCGGGCTGTGCAGCTAAATTTGGGTTGTGGTTTGACTCTCGCCTGCTGTCGCCATGAGCTGTGGCACCAAGTCCTCGAGCAGCACCATCAGAATTAGCAGTGGAGGtggaggaggtggtggtggtggcggtGGTGGAAGATGCAGTGGTGGAGGTGGTGGAGGGAGCAGGTCTGGAGGATACTCCTCAGTGTCCACTAGAAAATACACCTCCTCTGGAGGCGGCGGGGGCTTTTCTGGGAGAAGCTTTGGAGGAGgaggctccaggagcagctATGGAGGGGGCTTCAGCAGCGGCAGCTGCGGGAGGATCAGCCGCAGCAGCTACAGTGGCAGGATAAGCGGTGGTGGGTACGGAGGAGGAATGAGCTGTGGAAGCATTGGAGGAGGATTTGGGTCAGGAGGAGGCGGATTTGGGGGAGTGGGAGGTTGTTATGGAGGCGGTGGATACAGTGGAGGTGGTGGGTATAGTGGAGGTGGATTCAGTGGCTTCGGGGGCAGCGGGGGctttggtggtggtggcagcTATGGTGGAGGAGGTTTTGGTGGGATAGGGTTCGGGGAGGACTCCGGATTGCTCTCCACGAACGAGAAGCTGACCATGCAGAACCTCAACGATCGCCTGGCTTCTTACATGGATAAAGTGCGACGCTTGGAGGAAGAAAATGCTCAACTGGAGCGGCTGATCAGGGAGTGGTACCAAAGTCAAGGTCCCTCTCAGGGCAGGGACTACAGCCAATATTACAGGACAATTGAAGAGCTGCAAAACCAGGTATGATGTACTTTGACTAACTCTGGAATGGCActtgctcctgcagcagaaggTCCCGGTTTGGGGTGATATTCGCCCTCCCGTGCTTTGGCcaggaagcagagctgtgtgggGACCAAGCCTGGCTGCCAGttttcctgtgtgtgttctggCACAGGTGTATTTGGTGCAGGTGGCATCGCTGGGGGCAGTGGCAGATCAGCACCAGTGTCCCCATCACGGGGCCTGTCTCGTGCTCCCTTCCCCACTGGGCTGCTGCTTGCTTGTTCCTCACCCTTGGGAACAGCAGATGTAATCATTGCTTGGCCTGTGCTACTGCTGCCATAGTCATTGGCTATTTTTGTGAATACCCAGGACAAGCAGCAGGTGCAGTTAGCCCCATTCCAGCCCTCAGCCACTGAACAGTCCCATATCTCCTGCATGAACATGGCTGTTGCCAAAAGCAGTGGCAATTTTGCTTTCCCACTGGTTTTGAATATGAGGAGTTTATTTAGTTATTCTTTCTGACAACGTAATTTTAATGGATATTTGTAAACCAAAATTGACAGTAAAGGCACTTTCTTCTATCTGGAAGCAATAAACTCTTCTCTCTCAGTAGCTCCTGCAGCACTAGTCAGGTCTGACATCACCACAAAGCTGTTCTGCAAGGTGTTTGTGCACAGGAGTTCcttctctgtgtgtgtcagACTGAAAAGACAACTGTGGAATAACACCTGCCCTCTCCCTTTCAGATTGTTGGTGCAAATGTGGACCTGAACAGGATGCTTCTTGACATGGACAACACCAGAATGACTGTGGATGACTTCAGAATGAAGTGAGTGGTTCCCTTCCTGGCTCATTCCATCCTGCCTCCTTTTACCCCCATGGGTTCCCATTGCCAATTAATCTTTGTAGAGGTTGGAGCCTCTTGGCTCCGATGTCAGAATACGGAACTGTTGGGAAAAGCATTCTGAGAAGGATTGCTTGGGGTTTTCACTATTGGTTTTATCCAGACAAGTTCTTGAAGGACTCCAATCTAAGTTTCTCCTTCCTTGCATGCTGATTTTAAGTATAATCCTCATGGAATAAATCTCACATAGAGAAACTGTACTGAAATCAAACAAACCTACTGGAGACAGAAAGAGAATTATGTCCTTTCTTTTAAGGATTGACAAATGGGATTAGAGACCAGAGATGTAGGATGGGAACTGCCCATACTGGAGGTACCAAACAAAGAGGTCTGGCAGCACCTTTACTCTCTGTCTTGTCTGTTGTTCAGGTATGAGACTGAGTACAGTCTCCACCAGAGTGTGGCAAGTGATATCAATGGATTACGCCCATTTTTGGATCAGCTGACTCTAGCCAGATCTGACTTGGAGTCACAGTTTGAATCCCTAAAAGAGGAACTGATCTTCCTGAGGCAGAATCATGAAGAGGTAAGTTTCTCCACACTTAGTAACCACCGACAACACAACACTCAGAGAACTTCCCGTGGATTTTTCCACCAGCAGTAACCAGGTTTTGGCCACTGGTTTTGATCATTCAACTTGACACAACCTGGCTTTGATTCTGAGGAGTGTGTAGTGTCCACAGCTGCCCACAGCTGATGTAATGAGACACATGGGTCAATGCTTGGCAAAATGAGAACTGAGGAATGAGTGACTTTCAGTGCAAAGTAAAATCTGGTTACTGAAGTCACAGAAGGAAAATTGGATAGAATATATTGAGGAGTCAAAAGAAAGTATTTATACTTTCTGTAGTGAGATTTCCCATGGAGGAGAAAAGATTCCCACAAAGAGCACCCTGAACAGAATTCCTTATGACCCTCTGGAGGACACTTCAGGGTCACTGTGAAGTGTCACAGTGCCTGGCTGTGAGCACTGGAGCCTCAGGAATGGCTGAACTGTTCCATGGCAAGGGCAGACAGGCCCCCTTTGCAGGAGCCATGGGCTGTGTGAGGATCCAtgtccctctccttccccttatTTTAAAAGACACCATTTCTCCTTAACCCTCACCCTTTGAGAACCTCATGGGGTCCTGTGTCTTTTTTCCAGGAAATGAAAGGACTGCGAACACAGTCTGGTGGGGATGTGAGTGTGGAGGTCAACGCCACTCCCGGCATTAACCTGATGGAGAAGCTGAACGAAATGCGCTTCGAGTACGAGAGGCTCATCGAGAACAACCGCAAGGAGGTGGAGAGCTGGTACGAAACCAAGGTAAGGCACGGGAGGTTTGAGTATTGAATCGTTCACAAAGCACTGGGCCTCTCCACATCCAGCAGGCAAAAAGTGTTAAGGGACATTAAATGACTTTAAGCAGTTTCCTGTAACAGGTCAGTCCTGGAGTATCAGGTTATGTGGTAAAGCACACGGAGCCTCTGTCTTCCAGCAGCCAGGAGAATTACACAGGGTGTTGGCACAGTGGCTTGAGGGAAGCAAAGAGTCTGCATTGCATCTTTATTCTTATTAATTGTTTTCTCAGTGCTTTTGTGATAACCATACAATGTCTTCTTGTTATCAAAAATGCCTCAATTTTGTATGTGCGTTTTTCAGATGGAAGAAGTTAATCAACAAGTCCACTCAAGTGGCCAGGAGATACAATCAAGCAACCAGCAGATCTCTGAGCTGAGACGTGAATATCAGAGCCTGGAAATTGAGCTGCAGTCGCAGATCAGCATGGTAAGGAAAGGCACTTGCTCCACCTGTGACACAGTGTGTATGTGGGAAGAAGGGTTACACCCAGCAGGGTAAATCCATCTGAGGAGAATGGGATACTGGGTAACTTATCTGCAAAGACAcacttttttctggtttgtgaAGATCTCCTGTTTTTTCCCACCAACGCCGCATTTTGTTTGGCCCTTGCAGGTCGACTCTTTGCAGTCCAACCTGGAGGACACGGAACGTCGCTATAACatgcagctgcagcagatcCAGTGCATGATCAGCCCTTTGGAGGAGGAGCTGGCCAGCATCCGCTGCGAGATGGAGAGCCAGAACGAGGAGTACAAGATGCTGCTGGGCATCAAGACCCGCCTGGAGCAGGAGATCCAGCAGTACcgggtgctgctggaggaggggcagcaggaccttGTGTATGTACTCTGAGAGAGCACAGCACTGTCATCAGTCACGGGCAGCAAACAAACAGTGGGGATTTGCAGATCAGATTTGGTGCTGAAATGGGGCTGATGCAGCTGCTCTTGGCCAATCGCCTCCCGGGCTTGAGGGGTTTCATTCTGTTCAGAACATAACTCATGTGAGGAAAAATCAGTGAGAAATTCTGAACTACCGAtttggggctgggcagggaaacCCCCAAGCAGAGCCTTCCCTTTACCCTGGTTCCAGGGTAGCCAGGAGCTGAACGGGCAGGAGGCACTTTGGAAAAGACcgtaaggaaagaaaatgacCATAGTTTTCCAAACTTTCATAAAAGTCTCTGGAAGTTCAGGCTGATCCAgtttcctttctgcagtgcctgAAAGAGCAGCTAAAGCTTCATTCTCTGCTTTCCAATTTCGAGCCATACACTGATAAAGCAGCAGTGCCAAATATTTCAAGAAGTCTCCTGGCAGAAcgtgggaaaaacaaaagctctTGAATTCAAGCTGACATTGGAAGAGAGGCTGATTTTTTGGCACTGCCTCAGTTGtcttgctgctgtgctgggctctaA from Pseudopipra pipra isolate bDixPip1 chromosome 26, bDixPip1.hap1, whole genome shotgun sequence harbors:
- the LOC135402753 gene encoding keratin, type I cytoskeletal 10-like — encoded protein: MSCGTKSSSSTIRISSGGGGGGGGGGGGRCSGGGGGGSRSGGYSSVSTRKYTSSGGGGGFSGRSFGGGGSRSSYGGGFSSGSCGRISRSSYSGRISGGGYGGGMSCGSIGGGFGSGGGGFGGVGGCYGGGGYSGGGGYSGGGFSGFGGSGGFGGGGSYGGGGFGGIGFGEDSGLLSTNEKLTMQNLNDRLASYMDKVRRLEEENAQLERLIREWYQSQGPSQGRDYSQYYRTIEELQNQIVGANVDLNRMLLDMDNTRMTVDDFRMKYETEYSLHQSVASDINGLRPFLDQLTLARSDLESQFESLKEELIFLRQNHEEEMKGLRTQSGGDVSVEVNATPGINLMEKLNEMRFEYERLIENNRKEVESWYETKMEEVNQQVHSSGQEIQSSNQQISELRREYQSLEIELQSQISMVDSLQSNLEDTERRYNMQLQQIQCMISPLEEELASIRCEMESQNEEYKMLLGIKTRLEQEIQQYRVLLEEGQQDLVIPSGGIGGGMGGGRIGGGGYSGGGRGGGGSISGGYGGGGSGVGGGIGGGSGGGGIGGGSGGGGIGGGSGGIGGGSGGIGGGSGGGCSSIGGGGGGGRASGGISSSHSYSSSSQSQSCRSGGESQGYGRKSFD